Sequence from the Sinorhizobium meliloti genome:
ACGACAAGGGTTTTGGCTTCATCACGCCTGAGGATGGCGGAACGGACGTCTTCGTTCACGTGTCTGCCTTGCAACACGGCGGTTCGCTGAAAGAGGGTGACAAAGTCAGCTACGACGTCGGTCAAGATCGCAAGACCGGAAAATCGAAGGCGGAAAACGTATCCGTGCTTTGATCGATGGACGATCTCAATGAGCGTGCGTAAAAGCGCTTTTGAGAGCACGCCGAGTTCCTGTCGTTCAATGTGACAGATTCGACGGCAGAATTCCGGCAAGACCAGAGCGCCTCAGTGTTTCATTGAAACACTGAGGCGCTCTGTCCATGAGGCTACGCGTGTCACGGAAACCGCTACACACTTTTCCTGGAAGGGCTCTAAAGCCGGATCACTCCTTTGACCACGACGATCCCGGCCCCGGAGAGTTCCGGCAGGGGAGCAAGTCGGATACGCAGAATGCTCCGGCGGCCCATTTTGGTGCCTTGCTCGATTACCAGTTCGTTGTTCGTGAGGTTTCCCGTGGCGGCAAGATAGGCCGCCAGAGGGCCGGCTGCGGTCCCCGTTGCAGCATCCTCCCAGAGGCCGACGGAGGGATTGAAAAACCGAGCGTAAGCGGTATCCGGCGCATCAGCATCGAGGGCATAGATGTAGCAGCCCTCCGCAGGCGTCTTCTCAAGAACGGCGAGCAATTTGTCGGCGACCGGCAGCGCTCTGTCCACGGAATCCACATTCAGGACGCGCACCATAAGGTGCGTGGCTCCGGTATCGGCCGGACGTGCAGGCGGTTCGGGCAAAATGTCTCTGGGATCGAGGCCGAGGGCGTCAGCCAGAGGCGCGACGTCGTCCAGCGGATTCGACAAGCGCAAAGGCATCTGGCGCATGCGGCCGTGGATGCGACCGCCGACCGACTCGAGCTCAATCGGCAGAACATCTCTACCGATCTCCTGCTGAAAGGTTCGGGCCGCGGTCAGCGAACCGAGGTCGCCATTCTCTGCGAGCCAGAGCCACGCCCCAAGTGCATTGTGACCCGCACCGAACACCTCTGCACCGCTCGCAGTGAATGATCGCAGTTTCCAGTCCGCCCGTGTGCTCCGCATGAGGAATGTGGTTTCGGCTTGATTGAACTCGCCTGCGATCCGTCGCATCTGGTCATCCGTCAGGCCGTCCGCGTCCTGTACCACGGCCAGCGGATTCCCCGTCAGCGGCACATCCGCAAATACATCGATGAGACCTGCGATCAGTTCTACCATTTTGCACCTCGACTTTAATGAGTTAGATTTGGTGTATCGTAGCCTTCATCACTGTAGCCCATTCTTATTAAACGATAAAAATCCGAATCCTCAGCTCTAAGATGAATTGGATTCAGCATGCACCGCCCGCGTTTGCCTCCCCTGTCCGCGATTCGCGCTTTTGAAGCCGCCGCGCGCCTCGCGAGCTTCAAGGCCGCAGCCGAAGAGCTTTTGGTCACCCCCACGGCAATCAGCCATCAGATCAAACAGCTCGAAGCCTATATGAGCCTGCGCGTTCTGGACCGGACGCCCAGAGCCGTGACGCTGACGCCGCGGGGTAAGGCGCTTTACGAGGCGACGGCCGCCGGTTTTGGCGAAATCGAGCGGGTCGTCACACGACTGCTGGCTGAGACGGCGCCGACAACGGTCACCCTGACGTCAACGATAGCGTTTCTGAGTCACTGGCTGGTGCCGCGGATGGATGCGCTGCGCCAAACCATCCCGAATATCGACTTACGGTTGCACGCATCGAATAAGGTCGAGGAATTGCGCTCCAGGGGCATCGAGACCGCGATCCGTTACGGGCGTGGTCCATTCGCTGGCACAGCCAGTATTCAACTTCGCAGCGACGCGATGACGCCGGTTTGCAGCCCGAGCCTCGGTCTATCGCAACTTGGCGATCTGCGGCGCGTCACATTGATCCACATCGACGGGCGAAGCCGCCCGGCGCCGAAACCCGATTAGAATCGCTGGTGTGAACAGGCCGGCATCACCGACCTTGATACCAGTGCCGGCCCCCGATTTCCCGATAGCATGCTAGCCGTCCAGGCGGCCATTGCCGGCCAAGGCGTGGTCATCGCCAGTCGAGTGCTCGTAGCCGATGCACTTGCTGCTGGTTTGCTAGAGGCCCCATTCACGCAATCACTCGCCGGCGACGCCTATCATTTTGCCTGCGCCTTGGGGCTGGAACAGCGCACTGACATCGCAGCACTTCGGATGTGGTTTCAGAACTGCTTTTCCGCAGCTGAACCGGATCCCGCACACCGGTTACCGTGAGCCCAAGTCTCACGAGTGCAACGGCTATTTTGGCGCTGCGGCCGCAGTTTCGCCCTGAAGGCGTTTCCCGGCTCTAGCCGTGGAGCTGGGGTGGTCTCATTGGCTAAAGGTTGGGCTGCTTTACAGTTCTGACCCGCAGAAAGATCTTCAGGAGGCGGAGTGGTTCAATCAGGCCTCGCCGACAAGAACTTAAGCCCGCAGGTAACGAGGCTGGCAAATTGGCACAGTGCTTGGCTCCTGACGCTCAAGCGGGACCATGATGGCGCTATTGCGGCAATGAACAAGGCCATCGCGCCGCACCCTATAATGCCTTCACCCTCACTGATGCAGGAAGTATCTTCCTACATGCCGGTCAGCCCGAAAAGACGCTGGAGCTGACAGACAAGGCAGCTGCTCGGGACCCCGGGACTGTCTTGGTTTTTTAACTACGTGCGAGGTTTCATCTACATCGTCCTTGGCAAAAACAAAGAAGCCGTCGAGGTACTCAAGACCAGGGAATTTGCCGACGCTCCGGTGCAATTAGCCATCGCCTATATGCGTCTTGGGCGCGACGCCGAGGCCCAAGCTGCCGTGGCGAAGATGCTGAAGTCGGGTCCGATTGCGACGATCCAGTCCTGGCGGCAGGCTTGGAACTTCCGAGACAACGCTATTCTGGATTGGGCATCGGCCGACCTTGCGCGCGCCGGCCCTCCGTCTCACTAAGCAAGAGACGTGGCACATTAACAAACGATCTTCGCGGCCAAGTGACTGTTATTCCTCTCCTTGAAGGGAGCAGGACCCGCCGACCTTCAGTATGGGTGAGAGGAGTGCACCAGCCTAGGATCCGGGGGGACGATAACTAATCGACTTTGCCTTTCCAAGTGCTCCCATCGTATCCTCAACGCTGAGGAGGACAGTGGTTTCGATAGAGCTGAGCGCGCCTCCTGCGCCGATGGCAAGGGCGACAGCCGCCATCGATACGTTGTCAGGCGCCTCCCACAGATTCCAACCATCATGCTCACCAAAGGCGTACCAGAACCCATGGAGCTTTCCGCCTACGGATTCTATATACGCACGTGCCGCCTCACGGCGATCTTCGGGGTTTTCAATCATTCGCGCCCATGTCTCGGGCGTGTAGCTGAAGCGCGTGAGATACATGGCCATGGTTTGCCTCCTCTGTCACAACAACTCAGTTAACGCTCAGTCCCGAGAGAACGCGAGTCATTTCCAACGTTCGGGATCGGCCTGCGAATGGCTTCAACCTTGCCGCCTAGGATGGCCGCTTGCGTCTCATTGCGGACTGTCGCCATCGGCCAGCAATGCTGATCATGGACGGTGCCCCACATTGATCTGAACGATGATATAATGGATTACTCGCTGTCTTAGACCGTGTGGACGAAGTGGCTCAAGAATGGGCCTGCGAAACGACGACGGATTGCCCTGACTATTCATTCAAACCTTGCCATATGGCGAGACATCACCGGAATGCCGCCGTCGAGGAACGAAAAGGCACTGGTTGGGCGTGGATGGCCACATCGGGGTGAACCCATGGAACGACGCGACAAGGAACAGGAGAACCTTTCCCGGCTCGAACAGGCCGCGCAACAGACTGCTGATCCAAAAACTATGCAACAGAAGGCGAAAAGGCCCGAGGAAAAATTCCGCTTCAGTCTTCGCAAGAAAGACGTCTGGTGGACGGTTGGCTTGGCTGCCGCTGCCTTGCTGCTTTTTGGCATCCAAGTCCTGATTAATTGGCGCTTGGATTGGCTTGACGCGCCCTTGCGCCTCCGCGTGATGAACTATGTTAAGGGCGGCCTTCTCATCTTTATTATGCTTACCGTTGCGAATGTTATTGAAGTCTTTCTTATTGGCCGAATTCCCAATCGTGTCTCGCGTTTCAACCTGAAACGTATTTTTCGGTTGGTCGTCGTGGTTGCCATCGTCTTCGTGGCGATTTCGGTCTTATTTGTAAATTGGTACGCAGCGTTCGTTTCGCTCGGCCTGATTTCCCTGATTCTTGGCTTTGCGCTGCAAATGCCGATCTCCAGTTTCATCGCGTGGATCTATATCCTGGCCAGGGCGCCTTATCGCGTTGGCGATCGAATTCGCATCGGCGATGCCCATGGCGATGTCATTGACGTCAGCTATCTCGATACGACGCTGTGGGAATTCGGCGGCGAGTACCTTTGGACCGATCATCCGAGCGGACGCATCATCAAGTTTCCGAACTCAACCGTGTTTGACACGCCGGTCTTCAACTATTCCTGGCCGCTGTTTCCCTACGTCTGGAACGAAATCAAGTTCCAGCTCGCCTATGAGAGCGATCTGGAGTTTGTGGCGCGGACCATGAGAGAGGTCGTGGAAGAGCAGGTCGGCGACATCATGAGCCAGAAGGTGAAGATATATAAGCACATCCTATCGAATACGCCGGTGGACGAGCTCGAAGTGAAGGAGCATCCCGTGGTTCATTTTCGCGTCAGCGAAAACACCTGGCTCGAGGCCATCGTACGTTATCTTGTGCCGCCGAAGGAAGCGGGGCGCACCAAAACACGCTTGATCAAGGAAATGCTGGCGCGAATGAACGCAGAGCCCGATCGCGTGCTGTTTCCGAAGAGCAATTTGAGGTGAACTTCCCTACGCCAGGCTTGTAAGGGGGCCCCCCGCGTCGCGGCAGGCAAGTCCGGGATACCTCCAGCATCCTGACCCGCGATCTCCGACTAAATCCAGGCAGCGACGGCGGCTATCACGAGCGAGAGGACGCCCAGCAGCGCGCCACTGGAAAACTGCGGCAGCGGCCGTGTCGGCGGCTTCGGTCGCCTGCTGCTTGGCGCGTTCCACCGACGCCTTGTAACCTTCCTCGATCCACCGGAATATTCTGCGCCTTAGTATATCGTATGGGGCGCCTGGTTCGATATGCCTTCTGAGAAGTTTGCATCGTCGCCCAGATTGCACCAGACACCTGCCGAACACATTCTGCCCGATGGCGTCTCGCCGGATGTCTTCGCGCGTTTGTATTCGAGATGTCAGTATTTCGCAGGAACGTAAAGCTCCGGAGGCAGGACCTTCCGCTCGTAGTTGGGATTGAAAATGCGCTCCGGCAAGGTGATATCCTCGTGCGGCACATCCTCATAGGGGATTTGCTTCAAGAGATGGTCGATGCAGTTGAGCCGGGCCCGCTTCTTGTCGTTGGCCTCGACGATATGCCATGGCGCTTCGCGAATGTTGGTACGGGCGAAGGTCTCTTCCTTGGCCTTGGTGTACGCTTCCCAACGGACGCGCGATTGCAGGTCCATCGGCGAGAGCTTCCACTGTTTCAACGGGTCGTGGATGCGCGTCAGAAAGCGCAGCTGCTGTTCCTCGTCGGTGATCGAGAACCAGTACTTAACCAGCCGAACGCCGGAGCGCACCAGCATGCGTTCGAATTCCG
This genomic interval carries:
- a CDS encoding PhzF family phenazine biosynthesis protein, translating into MVELIAGLIDVFADVPLTGNPLAVVQDADGLTDDQMRRIAGEFNQAETTFLMRSTRADWKLRSFTASGAEVFGAGHNALGAWLWLAENGDLGSLTAARTFQQEIGRDVLPIELESVGGRIHGRMRQMPLRLSNPLDDVAPLADALGLDPRDILPEPPARPADTGATHLMVRVLNVDSVDRALPVADKLLAVLEKTPAEGCYIYALDADAPDTAYARFFNPSVGLWEDAATGTAAGPLAAYLAATGNLTNNELVIEQGTKMGRRSILRIRLAPLPELSGAGIVVVKGVIRL
- a CDS encoding mechanosensitive ion channel domain-containing protein, which encodes MERRDKEQENLSRLEQAAQQTADPKTMQQKAKRPEEKFRFSLRKKDVWWTVGLAAAALLLFGIQVLINWRLDWLDAPLRLRVMNYVKGGLLIFIMLTVANVIEVFLIGRIPNRVSRFNLKRIFRLVVVVAIVFVAISVLFVNWYAAFVSLGLISLILGFALQMPISSFIAWIYILARAPYRVGDRIRIGDAHGDVIDVSYLDTTLWEFGGEYLWTDHPSGRIIKFPNSTVFDTPVFNYSWPLFPYVWNEIKFQLAYESDLEFVARTMREVVEEQVGDIMSQKVKIYKHILSNTPVDELEVKEHPVVHFRVSENTWLEAIVRYLVPPKEAGRTKTRLIKEMLARMNAEPDRVLFPKSNLR
- a CDS encoding GYD domain-containing protein; this translates as MAMYLTRFSYTPETWARMIENPEDRREAARAYIESVGGKLHGFWYAFGEHDGWNLWEAPDNVSMAAVALAIGAGGALSSIETTVLLSVEDTMGALGKAKSISYRPPGS
- a CDS encoding cold-shock protein, whose amino-acid sequence is MPKGTVKFFNDDKGFGFITPEDGGTDVFVHVSALQHGGSLKEGDKVSYDVGQDRKTGKSKAENVSVL